Proteins co-encoded in one Equus caballus isolate H_3958 breed thoroughbred chromosome 31, TB-T2T, whole genome shotgun sequence genomic window:
- the PSMB1 gene encoding proteasome subunit beta type-1 has product MLSSAARLPCSGRDPALEPHGAAGPVQLRFSPYAFNGGTILAIAGEDFSIVASDTRLSEGYSIHTRDSPKCYKLTDKTVIGCSGFHGDCLTLTKIIEARLKMYKHSNNKAMTTGAIAAMLSTILYSRRFFPYYVYNIIGGLDEEGKGAVYSFDPVGSYQRDSFKAGGSASAMLQPLLDNQVGFKNMQNVEHVPLSLDRAMGLVKDVFISAAERDVYTGDALRICIVTKEGIREETVPLRKD; this is encoded by the exons ATGCTGTCCTCCGCTGCCCGGTTGCCGTGCTCCGGCAGAGACCCGGCGCTGGAGCCGCACGGCGCCGCGGGCCCTGTGCAGCTGCGCTTCTCGCCCTACGCCTTCAACGGAGG taCTATCTTGGCAATTGCTGGAGAAGATTTTTCCATTGTTGCTTCTGATACTCGATTGAGTGAAGGATATTCAATTCACACCCGGGACAGCCCCAAATGTTACAAATT AACAGACAAAACAGTCATTGGATGCAGCGGTTTCCATGGAGACTGTCTTACCCTGACAAAGATTATTGAAGCAAGACTAAAG ATGTATAAGCATTCCAATAACAAGGCCATGACTACGGGGGCGATTGCTGCGATGCTGTCTACAATCCTCTATTCAAGGCGCTTCTTTCCCTACTACGTTTACAACATCATCGGGGGACTTGATGAAGAAG ggAAGGGAGCCGTGTACAGCTTTGACCCAGTGGGCTCCTACCAGCGAGACTCCTTCAAGGCTGGAGGCTCAGCCAGCGCCATGCTGCAGCCCCTGCTTGACAACCAG GTTGGCTTTAAGAACATGCAGAATGTGGAGCACGTCCCGCTGTCCTTGGACAGAGCCATGGGCCTCGTGAAAGACGTCTTTATCTCTGCTGCCGAGAGGGACGTGTACACTGGGGACGCACTCAGGATCTGCATCGTGACCAAGGAGGGCATCAGGGAGGAGACCGTTCCCCTGAGGAAGGATTGA